One segment of Manihot esculenta cultivar AM560-2 chromosome 4, M.esculenta_v8, whole genome shotgun sequence DNA contains the following:
- the LOC110612802 gene encoding uncharacterized protein LOC110612802 produces the protein MSATIVSDPMVVSTPETQPSAAAAATKLIATQAEEFAKCDCCGLIEECTPAYIERIRERYHGKWICGLCAEAVKDEIVRATERLISTEEAMARHMNFCKKFVSSGPPPDPTIHLISAMRQILKRSLDSPRRLRSTPSSPTNGNGQMRASVLTRSESCFPTLSS, from the coding sequence ATGTCTGCAACTATAGTCAGTGATCCAATGGTGGTATCAACCCCAGAAACCCAACCAtctgcagcagcagcagcaactaAACTAATAGCAACACAAGCAGAAGAGTTCGCCAAATGTGATTGCTGTGGTCTAATCGAAGAGTGCACTCCAGCTTACATTGAAAGAATAAGAGAGAGATACCATGGAAAATGGATTTGCGGACTCTGTGCAGAAGCTGTAAAAGATGAGATTGTGAGGGCTACAGAGAGGCTTATCAGCACAGAAGAAGCCATGGCTAGGCATATGAACTTCTGCAAGAAATTTGTATCATCTGGCCCTCCTCCTGATCCAACTATCCATTTGATATCTGCTATGAGACAGATTCTCAAAAGAAGTTTGGATTCGCCAAGAAGATTAAGATCAACCCCATCTAGTCCCACCAACGGTAATGGACAAATGAGGGCTTCTGTGCTTACCAGGTCTGAGAGTTGCTTCCCTACTTTGTCCAGCTGA
- the LOC110614002 gene encoding proteasome subunit alpha type-6 — protein sequence MSRGSGGGYDRHITIFSPEGRLFQVEYAFKAVKAAGITSIGVRGKDSVCVVTQKKVPDKLLDHTSVTHLFPITKYLGLLATGMTADARTLVQQSRNEAAEFRFRYGYEMPVDVLAKWIADKSQIYTQHAYMRPLGVVAMVLGIDDEYGPRLYKCDPAGHYFGHKATSAGLKEQEAINFLEKKMKNDPQFTYEETVQTAISALQSVLQEDFKATEIEVGVVRKENPVFRVLSTEEIDEHLTAISERD from the exons ATGAGCAGAGGAAGTGGAGGAGGATACGATCGTCACATTACGATTTTTTCACCTGAGGGCCGTCTTTTTCAAGTGG AGTATGCTTTTAAGGCTGTTAAGGCTGCTGGGATCACCTCAATTGGTGTTCGTGGAAAGGATTCTGTCTGTGTAGTGACTCAGAAGAAAGTTCCT GACAAGCTTTTGGATCATACAAGTGTCACTCATCTTTTCCCCATTACAAAGTATCTTGGTTTGCTAGCAACTGGCATGACAG CTGATGCAAGGACTTTGGTTCAACAATCTAGGAATGAAGCTGCTGAGTTTCGCTTCCGATATGGATATGAGATGCCTGTGGATGTTTTGGCTAAATG GATAGCTGACAAATCACAAATTTATACACAACATGCTTATATGAGACCACTTGGAGTAG TTGCTATGGTTTTGGGTATTGATGATGAATATGGACCTAGGCTCTACAAATGTGACCCAGCTGGCCACTACTTTGGCCACAAG GCTACAAGTGCGGGGTTAAAAGAGCAAGAAGCAATCAATTTCTTggagaagaaaatgaagaatgACCCTCAATTTACCTACGAGGAAACAGTGCAG ACTGCAATCTCGGCCCTGCAATCAGTTTTACAGGAGGATTTTAAGGCCACAGAGATTGAG GTTGGAGTGGTGAGGAAGGAGAATCCAGTCTTCAGAGTGTTATCCACCGAAGAGATTGATGAGCACTTGACTGCTATAAGCGAGCGAGACTAA